A DNA window from Anguilla anguilla isolate fAngAng1 unplaced genomic scaffold, fAngAng1.pri scaffold_146_arrow_ctg1, whole genome shotgun sequence contains the following coding sequences:
- the LOC118219422 gene encoding rho GTPase-activating protein 31-like, with the protein MEERQKSLDLPDKVDENTWQRNSEDSEQVEPWEDCSTTKQWVTSPLHSLKTFDFLLKSEELTLCLMGDINKGKDIVDSFNTSMRTVPSVRKIVHKCPNLKGQSVENLQNPENRAEAKSVGRLTKTLEQKSNHSFLKPKKQKSQDTLDFEKIKETTPLKHKRPYSLNLDQGMSHIEKLGQHAFPDIFLNKRASIAIVETKYNRSSFELEMFLTDRQTAMRRNSAPISVSSIRTSFIVKTCQAKSVPVIAPKMQYCQIPQALQLKKPESSQENEQENLFAGSRMGVLHSRPALTSNEMEFDKPLSKIHRHVKTCNSFEMCKATFPADKPVLRWKPDSKEEASNNSARFEKSTTLQRQSLRTRPNRPQSLILFSALFPFTDHPPLGDSDKLPLSSIKNNSETTASQCSFNKEADGNVKNPDVVTLHSKLTMPKSGQRLETSMSCFYQPHRRSMISDSKSNRQID; encoded by the coding sequence ATGGAAGAAAGACAAAAATCCCTGGATCTACCAGATAAAGTTGACGAGAACACTTGGCAGAGAAATTCAGAGGATTCAGAGCAGGTAGAGCCCTGGGAAGACTGCAGTACCACAAAACAATGGGTGACTAGCCCACTCCATTCCcttaaaacatttgattttttattaaaatcagAAGAACTGACTTTATGTTTAATGGGAGACATCAACAAAGGAAAAGATATTGTTGACAGCTTCAATACTAGTATGAGAACTGTGCCATCTGTTAGAAAAATTGTTCATAAATGTCCGAACTTAAAAGGGCAAAGTGTGGAAAATCTACAGAACCCGGAAAACAGAGCTGAAGCAAAATCTGTAGGAAGACTGACAAAAACTCTAGAACAAAAAAGTAATCATTCTTTTCTAAagcccaaaaaacaaaaatctcaaGATACAttagattttgaaaaaattaaagaaacaacTCCTCTAAAGCACAAGAGACCCTATTCCCTGAACTTGGATCAGGGAATGTCACACATAGAAAAGTTAGGTCAGCATGCATTTCCAGATATTTTTTTGAACAAAAGAGCGTCAATAGCGATAGTTGAGACCAAATACAACCGTTCATCTTTTGAGCTAGAAATGTTTCTGACTGATCGTCAAACTGCCATGCGTCGCAACTCTGCTCCCATCAGTGTGTCCTCTATTAGAACATCTTTCATAGTTAAGACTTGCCAGGCTAAATCAGTTCCAGTGATAGCTCCAAAGATGCAGTACTGCCAAATACCTCAAGCCCTTCAGTTGAAAAAGCCAGAGTCATCGCAGGAGAATGAACAAGAAAACTTGTTTGCAGGCAGCAGAATGGGAGTGCTACACTCTCGCCCAGCTTTAACCTCTAATGAGATGGAATTTGATAAACCATTGTCCAAGATACACAGGCATGTAAAAACATGCAATTCCTTTGAGATGTGTAAGGCCACATTCCCAGCAGATAAACCTGTGTTAAGATGGAAACCTGATTCCAAAGAGGAGGCCTCCAACAACTCTGCTAGATTTGAAAAATCCACAACACTACAGAGACAATCCCTCAGGACTAGGCCAAATAGACCACAAAGTCTCATTCTGTTCAGCGCTCTCTTTCCCTTCACAGATCACCCACCATTAGGAGATAGTGATAAGCTTCCCCTGTCATCAATCAAAAATAACTCTGAGACCACAGCATCTCAATGTTCCTTTAACAAAGAAGCAGATGGCAACGTCAAAAACCCAGATGTTGTGACACTGCACAGTAAACTGACGATGCCTAAGAGTGGGCAGAGGTTAGAGACTTCAATGAGTTGTTTTTATCAGCCACACAGGAGGTCTATGATATCTGATAGCAAAAGTAACAGGCAGATTGATTGA